The Methanoculleus thermophilus genome contains a region encoding:
- a CDS encoding PT domain-containing protein, producing MNDTVTPEVTAMETPQATPTEESVDPPVEEPTGTPTEEPVDAPTESLSAAPTLFSTTGTEPEVLFDGTVTLPRGAFVLTAYNSGKSYAVMNPTPLGVLHAIAESEGWVYNVTDKKYAEMRIFLLDGIESYQKGSEEWFCYVNGVLNDGIADNTSALNVVELSDGDVVTFYYGSGSNPDTATAIINATVEIDEDDWTLALIGVRNVVLPRSDYEETISSMSSHRATGPDHKSNTWEGMPLRYIIGAIDDWNYGMSSAAFNSALAAAGYDITLISIDGRETTFNSSIGIDNNNFILGYKVNGAVLDPSDAQWPLRLVGSGVNSDLSAKGVVAIRIGVEAGSTPPPPNGGTTEIRVVKYASDGVTIVNETTITYQEMMERFPIIGGDDGVRLRFQGPTFDPNDLWNPDEDKNPGKVDNVVRGTAIRYLCDLVGGVPEGGEVCLIASDGYEVKMNYTNLYEPLDRQGEPIVAWWANGKYVPEYKEGMRLFFNSPDGVFGADDMRACLAEPYWHYYDHAGVHYPSAAGCSNQKVATIEIHEAPREDWNLILTGAINVTITRSYFEQGKACAMAGHGATWIDGDDVWSGMPLWLLCGYVDDANSHDYGTECFNETLADAGYNVTVIDYGPDGIKGTDDDFSATFHSSFVKRNNNIIVADELNGAPLPKDGDKPPWPLKLVGSALTSNKQKVGSIDEIVLEGVPIIAEPPTADAVISLEPGWNFVSTPKRLADGSNTFAIFFDTVDTAGNSILIYDALEQKWDDVASTDVFRPLDGVWVYSNEACTVPLIFASGEPGLPPTKALSKGWNAIGFTDTVPESAANTLLSLGDHWTTLIGYDAKVQQYGVSIIRGADGRHGDERMMQPMQGYWIYMTEADTLAGISA from the coding sequence GTGAATGATACGGTGACTCCTGAGGTGACGGCGATGGAGACGCCTCAGGCAACACCGACGGAAGAGTCTGTTGATCCACCGGTGGAAGAGCCAACAGGAACACCAACGGAAGAGCCTGTTGACGCACCGACGGAGTCCCTGAGTGCGGCACCAACGCTATTTTCGACAACGGGAACTGAACCCGAAGTCCTCTTTGACGGAACTGTGACGCTTCCAAGGGGGGCATTTGTCCTGACGGCATACAACTCCGGGAAGAGTTATGCGGTCATGAACCCAACCCCGCTCGGCGTTTTGCATGCGATTGCGGAGTCTGAAGGCTGGGTCTACAACGTGACCGACAAAAAATACGCCGAAATGAGAATCTTCCTTCTCGACGGTATCGAGAGTTATCAGAAAGGCAGCGAGGAGTGGTTCTGTTACGTCAATGGTGTTCTCAATGACGGAATCGCAGACAACACAAGCGCCTTAAACGTCGTGGAATTGAGTGACGGCGACGTAGTCACCTTCTACTACGGCAGCGGTTCGAACCCCGATACTGCAACCGCCATCATCAACGCAACCGTCGAGATCGACGAGGACGACTGGACGCTCGCGCTCATCGGTGTCCGAAACGTTGTCCTGCCCAGGAGCGACTATGAGGAGACGATCTCAAGCATGTCGTCCCATAGGGCAACCGGCCCCGATCACAAGAGCAACACCTGGGAAGGGATGCCGCTTCGCTACATCATCGGTGCGATCGACGACTGGAATTACGGAATGTCCTCCGCTGCGTTCAACAGTGCACTTGCAGCAGCAGGGTATGACATCACCCTGATCAGTATCGATGGACGTGAAACGACCTTCAACAGTTCGATCGGGATCGACAACAACAATTTCATCCTTGGCTACAAGGTCAACGGCGCTGTGCTGGACCCAAGCGATGCTCAATGGCCGCTGCGGCTGGTCGGATCGGGTGTCAACAGTGACCTCAGCGCAAAAGGCGTCGTGGCGATCCGGATCGGTGTAGAGGCAGGGTCAACCCCGCCGCCCCCAAATGGTGGGACAACCGAGATACGCGTTGTGAAGTATGCCTCCGACGGCGTGACCATTGTGAACGAGACGACGATCACCTACCAGGAGATGATGGAGCGGTTCCCAATCATCGGCGGTGACGACGGCGTCCGGCTCCGGTTCCAGGGCCCGACATTCGACCCGAACGATCTCTGGAACCCCGATGAAGACAAAAACCCCGGCAAGGTCGATAATGTTGTAAGGGGGACCGCAATCAGGTACCTCTGTGACCTCGTTGGCGGGGTTCCAGAGGGTGGTGAGGTCTGCCTCATAGCATCCGACGGCTACGAGGTAAAGATGAACTACACCAACCTCTACGAGCCGCTCGACCGGCAGGGCGAGCCTATCGTCGCCTGGTGGGCTAACGGCAAGTACGTGCCGGAATACAAAGAGGGTATGCGCCTCTTCTTCAACTCCCCTGATGGTGTCTTTGGCGCCGACGACATGCGGGCATGCCTCGCCGAGCCATACTGGCACTACTACGATCACGCCGGTGTCCACTACCCCTCAGCGGCCGGATGCTCCAACCAGAAGGTCGCAACCATCGAGATCCATGAGGCACCACGGGAGGACTGGAACCTCATCCTGACGGGCGCCATCAACGTGACCATCACCCGATCCTACTTTGAACAGGGCAAAGCCTGCGCCATGGCCGGACACGGCGCGACATGGATCGACGGCGACGACGTCTGGTCCGGAATGCCGCTCTGGCTCCTCTGCGGCTATGTCGACGACGCGAACAGCCATGACTACGGGACAGAATGCTTCAATGAGACCCTCGCAGACGCAGGCTACAACGTGACCGTCATCGATTACGGTCCGGATGGCATCAAAGGCACCGATGACGACTTCTCCGCCACCTTCCACAGTTCGTTCGTCAAACGGAACAACAACATCATCGTAGCGGACGAGCTCAACGGCGCTCCGCTGCCCAAAGACGGCGATAAACCGCCCTGGCCCTTGAAACTCGTCGGTTCCGCCCTGACCTCCAACAAGCAGAAGGTCGGAAGCATCGACGAGATCGTCCTGGAGGGTGTGCCGATTATTGCAGAGCCGCCTACGGCCGACGCGGTGATCTCGCTTGAACCGGGCTGGAACTTCGTCTCGACACCCAAGCGGCTCGCCGACGGTAGTAACACGTTCGCGATCTTCTTTGACACTGTCGATACCGCGGGCAACTCGATCCTGATCTATGACGCCCTGGAGCAGAAGTGGGACGACGTAGCCTCGACCGACGTATTCCGGCCGCTCGATGGCGTCTGGGTCTACTCAAATGAGGCCTGCACCGTCCCCCTGATCTTCGCTTCCGGGGAGCCGGGTCTCCCGCCGACAAAGGCCCTCAGCAAAGGCTGGAATGCGATCGGTTTCACGGATACCGTCCCCGAGTCAGCGGCAAACACCCTGCTCTCCCTCGGGGACCACTGGACGACCCTGATCGGCTACGATGCGAAGGTCCAGCAATACGGGGTATCGATCATCCGCGGTGCCGACGGCCGGCACGGCGATGAGCGCATGATGCAGCCCATGCAGGGCTACTGGATCTACATGACCGAAGCAGATACGCTCGCGGGCATCAGTGCCTGA
- the cas1 gene encoding CRISPR-associated endonuclease Cas1 translates to MTAAVPWLPVLGNGGHIKATTHELVIAYGNKTQRYPIQEVKHLLVVGGHTLHTSAVTNLLKAGAVITFFDVDGTPVGHLSPYGYQPDERVRRAQEQASPHRFAQSLATASLQSRLLLLEELYGLTGQDIFYAGELDFLYQAREELAASVTMDELRRLSRLTSDMYYEILSRTLPPELGFRRRAGRPYQDPVNAMFSLGYAMLYGNCSVSLIGAHLNLDHGMLHVGPGSLVYDLMEPLKATMVDRTVLRFVRSEITDKDYERSEKRCYLDANFSSRLVAALRESIDQSRIDAQVRILLDALLTNAEFHVLYW, encoded by the coding sequence ATGACGGCGGCGGTACCCTGGCTCCCCGTCCTCGGCAACGGAGGGCACATCAAAGCGACGACACACGAACTGGTCATTGCATACGGGAATAAGACCCAGCGGTATCCCATCCAGGAGGTGAAGCACCTCCTGGTCGTCGGCGGCCATACCCTGCACACCTCAGCGGTGACGAACCTTCTCAAAGCCGGCGCTGTCATCACCTTCTTTGATGTCGACGGCACGCCCGTAGGACACCTCTCCCCCTACGGCTATCAGCCGGATGAGAGGGTGCGCCGCGCTCAGGAGCAGGCTTCGCCCCACCGGTTTGCGCAGTCTCTTGCAACGGCCAGCCTCCAGTCCCGGCTCCTCCTCCTTGAGGAACTCTACGGCCTCACCGGGCAGGATATCTTCTATGCAGGCGAACTCGACTTCCTCTACCAGGCCCGGGAGGAGCTTGCAGCCTCGGTCACCATGGATGAACTGCGGAGGCTCTCCCGCCTGACCAGCGATATGTACTATGAGATCCTCTCCCGCACGCTTCCGCCGGAGCTCGGGTTCCGGCGCAGGGCAGGCCGACCATACCAGGACCCAGTCAATGCCATGTTTTCACTGGGGTATGCAATGCTTTACGGCAACTGTTCTGTCTCTCTGATCGGGGCCCATCTCAATCTCGATCATGGCATGCTCCATGTGGGTCCAGGAAGCCTCGTCTACGATCTCATGGAACCGCTCAAAGCCACGATGGTGGACCGTACCGTCCTCCGATTTGTCCGAAGCGAGATCACGGATAAAGATTACGAGCGCAGTGAAAAACGATGTTACCTTGATGCGAACTTCTCATCCCGACTGGTTGCAGCGCTCCGTGAGTCTATCGACCAATCTCGAATCGATGCGCAGGTGCGTATCCTGCTGGATGCGCTTCTTACGAACGCGGAGTTTCATGTACTGTACTGGTAA
- a CDS encoding acylphosphatase gives MKTIEIRISGRVQGVGFRACIKKIATNLGVGGEVMNLPDGTVLITATGEPVILDKFVSMLYGCPRVVIRDLSQQEISPAAPYPGFIIQRGGYQYST, from the coding sequence GTGAAGACGATCGAGATCCGGATATCGGGACGAGTCCAGGGCGTTGGGTTTCGTGCGTGCATCAAGAAGATTGCGACCAATCTCGGCGTCGGCGGGGAGGTGATGAACCTCCCTGACGGGACGGTATTGATCACTGCGACCGGCGAACCCGTCATCCTCGACAAGTTCGTCTCCATGCTGTATGGGTGCCCCCGGGTCGTCATCAGAGACCTCTCGCAGCAGGAGATCTCCCCTGCAGCCCCATACCCGGGGTTCATTATTCAGCGGGGCGGTTACCAGTACAGTACATGA
- the glmM gene encoding phosphoglucosamine mutase, which yields MRNGKRMFGTNGVRGVIGERMTPALVLKIGAALGSMRKGTIAVGRDTRTSGEALVHALKAGLLMTGCDVVDMGILPTPALQYIIKTNEFAGGAMITASHNPPEYNGVKIIEADGTEMSDDEIIQLEDRFFNNLFETATWDSVGRETAAPERLNEYIQAIVEHFPAGIGEGITVVVDPGSGPAALTTPIILSRMGCRVHTINAQLDGTFPGRLPEPTPEGLKPLSEMVVATGADFGVAHDGDADRAVFVDNKGRYIEENYEFGLIEDYVCRRNPGGLIVTPVATSRLIQDIAQKHGCSVDYTPVGSIYVARRMIELIGKGKKVSFGGEGNGGLIYSDHQFCRDGGMTAAMMVAVLADNRGKRLSDILDELPAYHLVKEKYHTEDPATLVRAIEKAFSGETIEKIDGIKIIRDGVWALVRASGTEPMIRIMIESKDPDVAKSMYQEVIQAIKKA from the coding sequence ATGCGAAACGGAAAACGAATGTTTGGAACGAACGGGGTGCGGGGCGTGATCGGTGAGAGGATGACACCGGCCCTTGTCCTCAAGATCGGCGCCGCACTCGGATCGATGAGAAAAGGAACGATCGCAGTCGGCAGAGATACACGGACGTCCGGCGAGGCCCTGGTCCACGCCCTCAAGGCCGGGCTCCTCATGACCGGGTGCGATGTGGTGGATATGGGCATTCTACCCACCCCGGCCCTGCAGTATATCATAAAGACCAACGAGTTTGCCGGCGGCGCGATGATAACCGCATCCCACAACCCACCAGAGTACAACGGTGTCAAGATCATCGAGGCAGACGGTACCGAGATGTCCGATGATGAGATCATCCAGCTCGAGGACCGGTTCTTTAACAATCTGTTTGAGACAGCCACCTGGGACAGCGTGGGGAGAGAGACCGCAGCCCCCGAGAGGCTCAACGAGTACATCCAGGCCATTGTGGAACACTTCCCGGCAGGGATCGGGGAGGGGATAACCGTCGTCGTCGACCCGGGCTCCGGACCTGCGGCGTTAACCACACCGATAATTCTCTCAAGGATGGGCTGCCGGGTCCATACCATCAACGCCCAGCTCGATGGCACCTTCCCGGGCCGGCTGCCCGAACCGACCCCCGAAGGGCTCAAACCACTCTCTGAGATGGTTGTCGCCACGGGGGCCGACTTTGGCGTGGCGCACGACGGTGACGCCGACCGGGCGGTCTTTGTCGATAACAAAGGACGCTATATAGAAGAGAACTACGAGTTTGGCCTGATCGAGGACTACGTCTGCCGCAGGAATCCCGGCGGACTCATCGTCACCCCGGTCGCCACCTCCAGGCTTATCCAGGATATCGCGCAGAAACACGGGTGCAGTGTTGATTATACTCCCGTGGGAAGCATCTATGTCGCACGCAGGATGATCGAACTGATCGGTAAGGGAAAGAAAGTCTCCTTTGGGGGTGAGGGAAACGGCGGCCTGATCTATTCCGATCACCAGTTCTGCCGGGACGGAGGCATGACTGCCGCGATGATGGTCGCAGTTCTCGCGGATAACCGCGGCAAAAGGCTCTCGGATATTCTCGACGAACTTCCAGCATACCATCTGGTCAAAGAGAAGTATCACACAGAGGATCCTGCCACGCTGGTCCGCGCTATCGAAAAGGCATTTTCAGGGGAGACCATCGAGAAGATTGATGGCATTAAGATCATCAGAGACGGCGTCTGGGCACTGGTGCGGGCGTCAGGCACGGAACCGATGATCAGGATTATGATAGAATCAAAAGATCCAGACGTTGCAAAGAGCATGTATCAGGAGGTCATACAGGCCATCAAGAAGGCATAA
- the mobB gene encoding molybdopterin-guanine dinucleotide biosynthesis protein B, which translates to MKIIQIVGRSNAGKTTFIKSLIPALSAHGVVGVVKHLGHHGFALEPGKDTTVYYDSHAALSCGVDDDKSVLIRRENDLDSTLEVFCNAGVDYAILEGFKSRQFPRIVIGDLASENVVLRNPTVDEVIAVLERFENYYTTEGLVKELRREHGVSHAGVILTLSEIVRERIGTEHIEDLEFDETVDALIEDIRQEMESTPGIIGARAYHRKGRLYAGDDIAYIAILSERRAEAFAAASNAIDRLKRELHDVEK; encoded by the coding sequence ATGAAGATCATTCAGATCGTCGGTCGATCGAATGCTGGAAAGACCACATTCATAAAGAGCCTGATCCCGGCGCTCTCCGCGCACGGGGTCGTCGGGGTGGTCAAGCACCTGGGACACCACGGGTTTGCGCTCGAACCAGGGAAGGACACCACCGTCTATTATGACTCACACGCTGCTCTCTCCTGCGGTGTTGACGATGACAAATCCGTCCTCATCCGACGTGAGAACGATCTGGACTCCACGCTGGAAGTATTCTGCAATGCCGGGGTTGACTACGCCATACTTGAGGGGTTCAAGTCCCGGCAGTTTCCAAGGATCGTGATCGGCGACCTCGCCAGCGAGAATGTCGTGCTCCGCAACCCCACCGTCGATGAGGTAATAGCCGTACTCGAGAGGTTCGAGAACTACTATACCACCGAGGGACTGGTCAAAGAACTGAGACGTGAGCATGGGGTCTCGCATGCCGGGGTCATCCTCACGCTCAGTGAGATCGTCCGGGAGAGGATCGGCACCGAGCATATCGAGGACCTCGAGTTCGACGAGACCGTCGATGCCCTGATAGAGGATATCCGCCAGGAGATGGAGTCCACTCCCGGGATCATCGGCGCACGGGCCTATCACCGCAAAGGGCGGCTCTATGCAGGGGATGATATAGCATATATTGCTATACTTTCAGAGCGTAGAGCAGAAGCGTTTGCTGCCGCCAGCAACGCTATCGATCGACTGAAACGGGAACTGCACGACGTGGAGAAGTGA
- a CDS encoding DUF5806 family protein — translation MEDSTDFKDLNKYQKFKKVDGATYQRVNQFLRKHTHITAREWAIARLCADFKTTSGSEMTFIGENLPDLCPFMLDKYTPQAVNQARSSFKKKVKKAGATFFYGAMCGFFTAEELDEILFEASEVARFLLEVEGTSLNIDDEIEIEDRITEVMRGVAEAAAVILKSRPGQEEEEGEQIEKEDS, via the coding sequence ATGGAAGACTCTACCGATTTTAAAGACCTAAATAAATACCAGAAATTCAAGAAAGTGGACGGCGCCACCTATCAGCGAGTCAACCAGTTCTTACGCAAACATACCCACATCACAGCCCGGGAATGGGCGATCGCACGGCTCTGTGCAGACTTCAAGACCACCAGCGGCTCAGAGATGACGTTCATCGGCGAGAACCTCCCGGATCTCTGTCCGTTTATGCTCGATAAATATACCCCTCAGGCAGTCAACCAAGCAAGGAGTTCGTTTAAGAAGAAGGTGAAGAAGGCAGGTGCTACATTCTTCTATGGGGCCATGTGCGGTTTTTTCACTGCAGAAGAACTCGACGAGATCCTCTTTGAGGCAAGCGAAGTCGCCCGGTTCCTGCTCGAGGTCGAAGGGACGAGCCTGAATATCGATGACGAGATTGAGATCGAGGACAGGATCACCGAGGTGATGCGGGGCGTGGCCGAAGCCGCGGCGGTCATCCTGAAGTCCAGGCCTGGCCAAGAAGAAGAAGAAGGTGAGCAGATAGAGAAGGAGGACTCATGA